A region from the Drosophila mauritiana strain mau12 chromosome 2L, ASM438214v1, whole genome shotgun sequence genome encodes:
- the LOC117135334 gene encoding intraflagellar transport protein 52 homolog yields the protein MSSKPVICFDISKNERFQISENYKMMHRKLKVNWNVEQNDAELRKERLARVKIFVIAGPQDRFTEDEFEVLKHYVEVQGGSLVVLLGEGGEPEFNTNVNFFLEQYGIYINGDTVVRPHYYKNFHPKECIVGGGVVCESMWRHLLKLDIEKVDFDFSDEKYKIHFQYPYGATLNVSEPANVLLTTGPVVYPFNRPLVGYFTNGKGGKILAVGSGYIWHDKYLQDKTNDVMFEYLIKLLGGDEITYSHLDFNDVELSDNKHFTDIGFLADMPKACLIDSIGTDMPTDFKQMFDMRLYGLSNRLLKDVMDTYEQLHVKYEPLKIIKPQFEIPLPNVQLATFPPIFSEPSAPPLELYDLDETFSGARSQLAHMTGQVLQALQSKEPQRRALNQRELENYIKECARITAIVDERQDMAAREILNIVARQIISYRPYAED from the exons ATGTCAAGCAAGCCGGTAATCTGCTTTGATATATCAAAAAATGAACGTTTTCAAATATCGGAAAACTACAAAATGATGCACCGCAAGCTGAAGGTCAATTGGAATGTGGAACA AAATGATGCTGAACTCAGGAAGGAGCGACTTGCTCGGGTCAAGATATTCGTTATCGCCGGGCCACAGGATCGATTCACAGAGGATGAATTCGAGGTGCTGAAGCACTACGTGGAGGTGCAAGGAGGCAGTCTGGTGGTGCTCCTGGGGGAAGGCGGGGAGCCGGAGTTCAATACCAACGTGAACTTCTTCCTGGAGCAGTACGGGATCTACATCAACGGCGACACTGTGGTGCGACCGCACTACTACAAGAACTTCCACCCCAAGGAGTGTATCGTGGGTGGTGGCGTTGTCTGCGAGTCCATGTGGCGACACCTTCTCAAGCTGGACATCGAGAAGGTGGACTTTGATTTCAGTGACGAGAAGTACAAGATACACTTTCAATATCCCTATGGAGCCACGCTGAATGTATCGGAGCCTGCGAATGTCCTGCTTACCACGGGTCCAGTGGTGTATCCCTTCAATCGTCCCTTGGTCGGCTACTTTACAAACGGGAAAGGTGGAAAAATCCTGGCGGTGGGATCTGGATACATTTGGCATGACAAGTATCTGCAGGACAAGACCAACGATGTTATGTTTGAGTACTTGATAAAGCTGCTTGGAGGCGATGAGATTACCTACAGTCACTTGGACTTCAACGATGTGGAG CTGAGCGACAACAAGCACTTCACCGATATTGGTTTCCTGGCCGATATGCCAAAGGCCTGCCTAATCGATTCGATTGGAACCGACATGCCCACGGACTTCAAGCAGATGTTCGACATGAGGCTCTACGGGCTGAGCAACCGGCTGCTCAAGGACGTCATGGACACCTACGAACAACTGCACGTCAAGTACGAGCCGCTGAAGATCATCAAGCCGCAGTTCGAGATTCCGCTGCCCAACGTCCAGTTGGCCACGTTTCCGCCCATCTTCAGCGAGCCTTCGGCTCCGCCGTTGGAGCTGTACGATCTGGACGAGACTTTCAGCGGAGCTCGATCCCAACTGGCGCACATGACCGGCCAGGTGCTGCAGGCGCTGCAGTCCAAGGAGCCACAAAGAAGGGCTCTCAATCAGCGGGAGCTGGAGAACTACATCAAGGAGTGCGCCAGGATTACGGCCATTGTGGACGAGCGCCAGGATATGGCCGCTCGTGAGATTCTCAACATCGTGGCACGCCAGATTATCAGCTACAGACCTTATGCGGAGGACTAG
- the LOC117135337 gene encoding cytochrome c oxidase subunit 5B, mitochondrial, producing MASICGRMALRAAARQNVAYTPVRFCKMMNDPLEHATGIEKRELLLKAAGNDNPFDMKVFKRGAGTKENPNLIPSAFDARIVGCICEEDQTYVQWMWLQKGNQKRCECGHWFKLVEKAAV from the exons ATGGCATCGATCTGTGGACGCATGGCGCTCCGTGCCGCCGCACGCCAAAATGTTGCCTACACGCCCGTGCGCTTCTGCAAAA TGATGAACGATCCTTTGGAGCACGCCACTGGTATCGAGAAGCGCGAGCTGCTGCTCAAGGCCGCCGGCAACGATAACCCCTTCGACATGAAGGTCTTCAAGCGGGGCGCCGGCACCAAGGAGAACCCCAACCTTATTCCATCGGCCTTCGATGCCCGCATTGTGGGCTGCATCT GCGAAGAGGATCAGACCTACGTGCAATGGATGTGGCTGCAGAAGGGCAACCAGAAACGTTGTGAGTGCGGCCATTGGTTCAAGCTGGTGGAGAAGGCAGCTGTTTAA
- the LOC117135336 gene encoding cytochrome c oxidase subunit 5B, mitochondrial, giving the protein MSSYISRLLKAQSASKRLISNLTQRDGKLSSLLRRLGLQLQGGAAAAPQQRPISTTQVQKSALIADDQLVTGIQKREMLLAKQGCEDPWGFTKVIRRGSGRENDPTVVPSAFDARLVGCLCLDDRLPKWMWIEKDEGPKRCECGHYFILKNVPPV; this is encoded by the exons ATGTCGTCCTACATTTCGCGTCTACTTAAGGCTCAGTCCGCCTCCAAGCGTCTGATCTCCAATTTAACCCAGCGCGACGGAAAGCTAAGCTCTTTGCTTCGGCGACTAGGGTTGCAGTTGCAAGGAGGAGCAGCCGCTGCTCCTCAACAGCGTCCCATATCCACAACTCAGGTGCAAAAGTCAG CGCTAATTGCGGACGATCAACTGGTCACCGGGATTCAGAAGCGCGAAATGCTGCTGGCCAAGCAGGGCTGCGAGGACCCTTGGGGTTTCACCAAGGTGATCAGGCGCGGATCGGGAAGGGAGAACGACCCCACCGTCGTGCCATCGGCGTTCGATGCCCGCCTCGTAGGCTGTCTGTGCCTGGACGACCGCTTGCCCAAGTGGATGTGGATTGAGAAGGACGAGGGACCGAAGCGGTGCGAGTGCGGCCACTACTTCATCCTGAAGAATGTCCCACCCGTTTAG
- the LOC117135333 gene encoding tRNA (adenine(58)-N(1))-methyltransferase non-catalytic subunit TRM6, whose product MATEEDIPRIQLGDYIVIQRQKYTKLQKFSSLDTTANLGKETLELKSLLDQPYGSTFKMCVKETKPGKRGAQRQHTLELCSETELRSTREVLGISSSGADNRDIQDDGEAQTLKPEDIAQLREECNDSSKIIEKLVENSKTFHNRTEYSQEKYLLKKEKKYFEFVQIRQPTIRLMLDIFYRQDSEKVMGIRVDTLSQIISYSGVCGFGSYLLYESGTNGLLPAAMLNSIGAGTEGTLVHMHPGNVPQKQALSALKLPLEQQQRCVSVNLYSVLREFYQGGEAKAADVPVVEPSENKPQETQPETPTEEQPEAIEPITKKPKLDESKSDREGAKGPPRWHLENKRATALMHAEFDSLVVAAKEHPSNILQALLPLVKPSRPVVVFSTCKELLQETFMELKTTGKVTGLHLTSNWLRTYQILPNRTHPEVNMSGNSGYLLTGYTLR is encoded by the exons ATGGCCACCGAAGAGGACATTCCCAGAATCCAATTAGGCGACTACATCGTCATCCAGCGGCAGAAGTATACGAAGCTACAAAAATTCAGCAGTCTGGACACCACGGCCAATTTGGGCAAAGAAACACTGGAGCTGAAGTCTCTTTTGGACCAACCCTATGGCTCCACGTTCAAGATGTGCGTCAAGGAGACCAAGCCGGGTAAAAGGGGCGCCCAGAGACAACACACCTTGGAGCTGTGCAGCGAGACTGAGCTGAGAAGCACGCGGGAGGTTTTGGGCATCTCCAGCAGTGGAGCGGATAATCGGGACATCCAGGATGATGGAGAAGCACAGACCTTGAAACCAGAGGacattgcgcagctgcgtgAGGAGTGCAATGACTCCAGCAAAATCATCGAAAAGCTGGTGGAGAATTCTAAGACGTTCCACAACCGAACGGAGTACTCCCAGGAGAAGTACCTGCTAAAGAAGGAGAAAAAGTATTTCGAGTTCGTTCAGATCCGCCAGCCAACGATCCGGCTGATGCTGGACATCTTCTACCGCCAAGACTCGGAGAAGGTTATGGGCATTCGCGTTGACACTTTATCGCAGATTATTTCTTACTCGGGCGTTTGTGGATTCGGCAGCTATCTGCTGTACGAGAGTGGTACCAATGGTCTACTGCCGGCTGCCATGCTCAACTCTATAGGCGCAGGCACGGAGGGCACCTTGGTGCACATGCACCCGGGCAATGTGCCCCAGAAGCAGGCGCTCTCAGCTCTGAAACTACCCCtggagcagcaacagcgatGTGTTTCCGTTAATCTCTATTCCGTTTTAAGGGAGTTCTATCAAGGAGGGGAGGCGAAGGCCGCAGATGTTCCCGTTGTGGAGCCCAGTGAAAATAAGCCTCAGGAAACCCAGCCGGAGACGCCAACGGAAGAACAACCGGAGGCGATAGAACCGATTACAAAGAAACCCAAGCTGGATGAGTCAAAGAGCGACAGAGAAG GTGCAAAGGGACCTCCGCGCTGGCATTTGGAAAACAAGCGGGCCACCGCCCTGATGCACGCTGAATTCGACAGTCTGGTGGTGGCCGCCAAGGAGCACCCATCCAACATTCTGCAAGCCCTGCTGCCTCTTGTGAAACCATCAAGGCCCGTGGTGGTATTCAGCACCTGCAAGGAGCTCCTGCAAGAGACGTTCATGGAGCTGAAAACCACAGGCAAGGTGACGGGTCTGCACTTGACCTCGAACTGGCTGCGCACCTACCAGATCCTGCCCAATCGCACACATCCGGAAGTGAATATGAGCGGAAATAGTGGCTACCTTTTGACGGGGTATACGCTTAGATAG
- the LOC117135332 gene encoding equilibrative nucleoside transporter 1, producing MAEAKSEKSPFIGKQQAPVTLNPSWESKLPPHDSNGKGSSSVLAKLGLPAPKDKFLIVFFIFLLHGVGTLMPWNMFITAKSYFEDFKFGPNNTVATEVSYRTHFMQNMGFASQIPNLVFNWLNIFVNFGGDLTTRIVYSIIFEMVILLVTIILAMLDSSQWPGVFFWTTMVCIVLLNVCNGIYQNTIYGIVASLPIKYTGAVVLGSNISGCFTTAMALICGEIFSSKRTSAIYYFVTAILVLLLCFDTYFALPLNKFFRHYETISRSSEKKSDSKAQLNVPYWQIFKKAAPQLFNIFLTFFVTLSVFPAIQSNVHRSDPDFVVGPDYFTLVTCFATFNVFAMLGSLTTSWVQWPGPRFLWVPVVLRLAFIPLFVMCNYVPPDSVRSLTVFIENDWVYWGIGIAMAYSSGYLSSLGMMYAPQTVHTKYQTTAGMYAAAMLITGIFSGVLFSYLGPSFVV from the coding sequence ATGGCGGAGGCTAAATCCGAGAAGTCGCCTTTCATTGGCAAACAGCAGGCGCCGGTGACGCTGAATCCCTCGTGGGAATCCAAGTTGCCACCCCATGATTCCAACGGCAAGGGATCCTCGTCGGTGTTGGCGAAACTGGGCCTGCCAGCACCAAAAGATAAATTCCTTATCGTGTTCTTTATATTCCTGCTGCACGGCGTGGGCACGCTGATGCCATGGAACATGTTCATCACGGCCAAGTCCTATTTCGAGGACTTCAAGTTCGGACCGAACAACACCGTGGCCACTGAAGTGAGTTACCGCACACATTTCATGCAGAATATGGGCTTTGCCTCGCAGATTCCCAACCTGGTCTTCAACTGGCTGAACATCTTTGTCAACTTTGGCGGCGACCTGACCACCCGAATCGTCTACAGCATCATCTTCGAGATGGTCATTTTGCTGGTTACCATTATTTTGGCCATGCTCGACTCCTCCCAGTGGCCGGGCGTCTTCTTCTGGACCACCATGGTGTGCATTGTGCTGCTGAACGTGTGCAATGGCATCTACCAGAACACCATCTACGGAATAGTGGCATCGTTGCCCATCAAGTACACCGGCGCCGTTGTCCTGGGCTCCAACATCAGCGGTTGCTTCACCACCGCCATGGCCTTGATATGCGGTGAGATCTTCTCGTCCAAGAGGACCTCGGCCATCTACTACTTCGTGACCGCCATCCTAGTGCTGCTGCTCTGCTTCGACACGTACTTTGCGCTGCCGCTAAACAAGTTCTTCCGGCACTACGAGACCATTAGCCGGAGCAGCGAAAAGAAATCGGATTCTAAGGCCCAACTGAACGTGCCTTACTGGCAGATCTTTAAGAAAGCAGCGCCCCAACTATTCAACATCTTCCTCACGTTTTTCGTTACGTTGTCGGTTTTCCCGGCGATTCAGTCGAACGTGCACCGCTCCGACCCAGATTTCGTAGTAGGTCCAGACTACTTTACACTGGTCACTTGCTTCGCGACCTTTAACGTCTTCGCAATGCTGGGCAGTTTAACCACATCGTGGGTGCAATGGCCGGGCCCGAGGTTCCTCTGGGTGCCAGTGGTCTTGCGTCTGGCGTTCATCCCCCTGTTTGTCATGTGCAACTACGTTCCGCCGGACTCGGTGCGCTCATTAACCGTATTCATCGAGAACGATTGGGTGTACTGGGGCATTGGCATCGCGATGGCCTACAGCTCCGGGTATCTCAGCTCTCTGGGCATGATGTACGCCCCGCAGACGGTGCACACCAAATACCAGACCACTGCCGGAATGTACGCAGCTGCCATGCTGATCACGGGCATCTTCTCCGGAGTGCTGTTCTCGTATCTGGGACCATCTTTCGTCGTGTAG
- the LOC117135335 gene encoding uncharacterized protein LOC117135335 — protein MERLNDDCVCNILEFLPLVEQIKMARLAPRFQELLCLIVWRKPRYRKVSVSDSMLSPLSKEDYIYFFELTSPAMEELYIWNVHKKAFDSYLGRHLMRPELAFYLRRDYSNLRELCIADENMNNSMISTIAKSCSQLRSLSVSSAYITGKYVTGLTNLKTLVAPECSVELPHLTELLDQLPLKHLDLTSNRYPVEATILQSEGSKRLERLGLSDAEDFGFPLADSLPKLNTLVVSYHKVSPQEQLSMLETTRKRVKQASRKFPQRLQSILCNVVDVEVALEQIAGLEKRHPRDTPKFNELLKIVYFLSDPQGGDKKSP, from the coding sequence ATGGAGAGGCTAAACGATGACTGCGTGTGCAATATACTAGAGTTCCTGCCGCTCGTGGAGCAGATCAAGATGGCCAGGCTGGCGCCGCGTTTCCAAGAGCTCCTCTGCCTAATTGTGTGGCGAAAGCCGCGCTACCGGAAGGTTTCCGTATCCGATTCCATGCTAAGTCCTCTGAGTAAGGAGGACTACATATATTTCTTCGAACTGACCAGTCCTGCAATGGAGGAGCTGTACATTTGGAACGTGCACAAGAAGGCGTTCGACTCGTACTTGGGTCGCCATCTGATGCGACCCGAATTGGCCTTCTATCTACGGCGGGATTACAGCAATCTCCGGGAGCTCTGCATCGCGGATGAGAACATGAACAATAGCATGATTAGCACTATAGCTAAGAGCTGTAGCCAGCTGCGTAGCCTGAGCGTGTCAAGTGCGTACATCACGGGAAAGTACGTGACTGGACTCACCAATTTAAAGACCCTAGTCGCACCCGAATGCTCCGTGGAGCTGCCCCATCTCACAGAGTTGCTGGATCAATTGCCACTGAAGCACCTTGACCTCACCTCAAATCGGTATCCCGTGGAGGCGACCATTCTGCAGTCGGAGGGAAGCAAACGTCTAGAGCGACTTGGTCTATCTGATGCCGAAGACTTCGGCTTTCCACTGGCCGATAGTCTGCCTAAACTTAACACGCTGGTGGTGAGCTACCACAAGGTAAGCCCCCAGGAACAACTGAGCATGCTGGAGACAACGCGCAAACGTGTGAAGCAAGCCTCGAGAAAATTTCCCCAGCGCCTGCAATCGATCTTATGCAATGTAGTGGATGTGGAGGTGGCCCTCGAGCAGATTGCTGGCCTTGAGAAACGCCATCCCAGGGACACGCCAAAGTTCAATGAGCTTCTGAAGATCGTGTACTTCTTGTCGGATCCGCAGGGCGGAGATAAGAAATCACCTTGA